Below is a window of Diaminobutyricibacter sp. McL0608 DNA.
TGGCGCCGTCGGTGAGCGGCGACGCATTGCCCGCCGTCACACGCCCGTGAGCGCGGAACGGCGTCTTCAGGGTGGCGAGACCCTCCAGAGTGGTCTGGGGGCGCATCCCTTCGTCTTCGGTCGCGAGACCCCAGCCGGCTTCGCTGCGGATGGCCACGGACACCAGGTCGGGCTGGATCTTGCCGGCGGCGTAAGCGGCGGCAACCTTCTGCTGGCTGTGCATCGCGAAACGGTCGGCACGCTCCTTCGTGAGCTCCGGGAACCGGTCGTGGATGCGCTCAGCGGTCATGCCCATGTTGAGGGCGTCTTCGCTCACCAGGCGCTCGGCGAGGAAGCGGGGGTTCGGGTCGGCCCCGAAACCCATCGGGTGACGGCCCATGTGCTCGACACCGCCTGCGATGGCGAGGTCGTACTGACCGAATCCGATGCCGGCCCCGAGTGTCGTCACGCTGGTCATCGCGCCGGCGCACATGCGGTCGATCGCGAACCCGGGAACGGATTTCGGCAGGCCCGCGAGGAGCGCAGCGGTACGCCCGAGGGTGAGCCCCTGGTCACCCTGCTGGGTCGTCGCGGCGATGGCCACGTCGTCGATCCGGTCCTTCGGGACGAGAGGGTTGCGCTCCATCAGCCCGATGATCGCCTTGACCACCAGATCGTCCGCCCTGGTGTTCCAGTACTGCCCTTTTTCGCCGGCTCGCCCGAACGGAGTACGGACTCCGTCGACGAAGACGACTTCAGCTCTTTCGGCCACAATGCCTCCCACTTGTCACAGTCGGCTTCGATCCTAAGGTCGGCCCTGCATGGGAAAGAATCGTTTGCCTGAACCTACGAATCGGCTTCGGCAGTGTCGTCGGTCTTTTGGCTGGCTTCCACAAACGACTGGGCGATCACCTGTGCGGTCGCCTCAATTTGCCAGTCTCTGGCACCCAATTCCGCGAGTGCGGCGCCGATCGCCGCAGCCGTCGGATCGGCAGGGGGAGTCCACGCGACCCGACGCAGTGACTCGGGCGTGAGCAGGTTCTCGACGGGGATCGCGAGCTGTCCCGACAGGTCGGTGATGGCCGCACGAGCCGCCTTCAGTCGTGCATCCGCTTCAGGATTGCGGTCCGCCCAGGCCCGGGGTGGCGGAAGGCTCTCACCGTTGCTGCGCATCACCGGAAGATCGTTCGTCGTGCGCCCTGCCTCGATCGCCGCCCACCAGCGGTCGAGTTCGGTGCGGCTGGCGCGACCGTTGAATTCCCGCATCGCTGCGAGAGCGCGCTTGCTCTCCGGCATCGCGCGCGCCGCCGCGGTGAGGGACGCATCCGGAACCAGCCGGCCGGGTGCCACATCCGTCGTCCGCGCCAGCTCGTCGCGCGCCAGCCACAGTTCACGCGCAACAGCCAGGTTGCGGAGGCCGCGGATGCTGTGAACACCCGATAGGCGGCGCCACGGCTCCGCGCGCACAGGTTTGAGGTCGCGCTTCAGTTCGTCCTCGAACTCCTGTGCCGCGATCTCTGTCTTCTCTGCTTCCGCGAGCAGGGCGGCCATCGCGTCGCGCAGGTCGGGCAGGAGCTCCACATCCAGGGCGGCATAGTTGAGCCACGGCTCGGGAAGGGGACGCGTCGACCAGTCGGCGGCCGAATGCTCTTTCGCCAGGTGGATGCCGAGGAGTTCCTCGACGACGGTGCCGAGACCGACGCGGGGCATGCCGAGCAGCCGGGCCGCGAGCTCGGTGTCGAAGATATGCGCAGGATGCAGGCCGACTTCGCGCAGGCAGGCGAGGTCCTGCGTGGCCGCGTGAAGCACCCACTCATCGTCGACGATGGCGGCATTCAGTTCATCGAACCGACCGACTGCCGGCGGGTCGAAGAGGAAGGTGCCGGCTCCGCGCCGGAACACCTGAATCAGATAGGCGCGCTGCGAATAGCGGAAACCGGATGCGCGTTCCGCGTCGACGGCGATCGGGCCATCGCCGAGCGCGATCGCCTCCGTCGCTTCGAGGTAAGCCTCGCGGGAATCGATGACGATATGGTCAGCCACGATTCGCCCGTCGAGTGGAGAGGAGGCTCACGCCCTCTCCCGTCGGGGGCAACCCGGCAAGCATGCAGAGCAGTTCGCCCCAGCCTTCGACGTGTGCGGCCACATCGTGCTCGAGGGGTGTCCAGGATGCGCGCAGCTCGATCTGCGAACCGTCACCCTGCTTGGCCAGTTCGCCGAAACCGGTCGAGATGATCTTGGTCGCCGTGCCGGACGCCGCGGTGTATTTCGCCCCGCGGGCGTCGAGGGCGTCGACCAGCCACGACCAGGCGACATCGGCGAGGAACGGGTCGAGACCGATCTCCGTCTCGAGAGGAGCCTGCGCGAAGCAGACCACCCGGAACCGACCGCCCCAGGCCTCGGGCTCTTCGGGGTCGTACAGGAGGATGAACCGGCCAGTGCCCAGATCTGAGTCGCTTCCGTGACGCGCGGGCCTCACGTCCGCCGCGAGGGCGACGGCGTGCGGTGCGAGCTGCCCGGGTGCCGGGATCTCGGTGATGACGAGTTCCGGCCGCGCCTTGGCCCTGCGAATCGCCTCCAA
It encodes the following:
- a CDS encoding thiolase family protein produces the protein MAERAEVVFVDGVRTPFGRAGEKGQYWNTRADDLVVKAIIGLMERNPLVPKDRIDDVAIAATTQQGDQGLTLGRTAALLAGLPKSVPGFAIDRMCAGAMTSVTTLGAGIGFGQYDLAIAGGVEHMGRHPMGFGADPNPRFLAERLVSEDALNMGMTAERIHDRFPELTKERADRFAMHSQQKVAAAYAAGKIQPDLVSVAIRSEAGWGLATEDEGMRPQTTLEGLATLKTPFRAHGRVTAGNASPLTDGATASLLASGDAVKELGLTPKMRMASFAFAGVEPEIMGIGPVPSTEKALRKAGLTIDDIGLFELNEAFAIQVLSLLDHFGIDDEDPRVNKWGGAIAIGHPLAASGVRLMIQLAAQFAEHPEVRYGLTAMCIGLGQGGSVIWENPNWNGKA
- a CDS encoding HRDC domain-containing protein produces the protein MADHIVIDSREAYLEATEAIALGDGPIAVDAERASGFRYSQRAYLIQVFRRGAGTFLFDPPAVGRFDELNAAIVDDEWVLHAATQDLACLREVGLHPAHIFDTELAARLLGMPRVGLGTVVEELLGIHLAKEHSAADWSTRPLPEPWLNYAALDVELLPDLRDAMAALLAEAEKTEIAAQEFEDELKRDLKPVRAEPWRRLSGVHSIRGLRNLAVARELWLARDELARTTDVAPGRLVPDASLTAAARAMPESKRALAAMREFNGRASRTELDRWWAAIEAGRTTNDLPVMRSNGESLPPPRAWADRNPEADARLKAARAAITDLSGQLAIPVENLLTPESLRRVAWTPPADPTAAAIGAALAELGARDWQIEATAQVIAQSFVEASQKTDDTAEADS
- a CDS encoding DUF3000 domain-containing protein encodes the protein MSTSPSTPGIPAEFTAALEAIRRAKARPELVITEIPAPGQLAPHAVALAADVRPARHGSDSDLGTGRFILLYDPEEPEAWGGRFRVVCFAQAPLETEIGLDPFLADVAWSWLVDALDARGAKYTAASGTATKIISTGFGELAKQGDGSQIELRASWTPLEHDVAAHVEGWGELLCMLAGLPPTGEGVSLLSTRRANRG